A single Augochlora pura isolate Apur16 chromosome 2, APUR_v2.2.1, whole genome shotgun sequence DNA region contains:
- the L(3)l1231 gene encoding zf-C3Hc3H domain-containing lethal (3) L1231 yields the protein MKVPIFENSNMDNKLKFSDRLKALLKTEARQDVDPYIFSEPEPFTTTAGRNVTIISPKTPKVMQSCKNIATKGKCMKQRIRITPIADGEYKTVQDRTVELDIDSSVGGGGSGSGDGENIDYKFAKAIQQKHRHIENLQRLKSRKQSRDHTLLYYPRAGDEISDSDSSGDEMTVYQRYWFSGETSTALNRSARLSQLRSQLRRRLIQLHRSGTDSETLLRDKTRCLLEAAYKDPASTARALSDSPSTSKVVDGPLLAGGHCGAEGCQQISLPCTRYCSRHIMLNGDQLLFEHCTAKFSDNTQCCIPVFDVAHELPLCPEHARKRDNYHRKAQESKPKKARKKPSSPTIPRPKPKSRPKKRKRPPTTKLDTKGSSLVHEENQYLSQINSSENQTKTLNNLNSIAQGSSHSSNLNLGLGLGLGGGLKVDLADHEVFPSLDSAEHDFGNVLNNLPADAFNDLFIESRNGEYEPSREEEEELERALEAVDKDVRNLERMGQTHGLLEPALLAQLMSDIAS from the exons ATGAAGGTCCCTATATTCGAAAACTCAAACATGGACAATAAACTTAAGTTTTCGGATCGCTTAAAGGCTTTACTGAAAACAGAGGCTCGTCAAGATGTCGATCCCTATATTTTCAGTGAACCAGAGCCATTTACTACAACAGCGGGGAGAAATGTTACAATAATCTCACCTAAAACTCCTAAAGTAATGCAAAGTTGTAAAAACATTGCAACAAAAGGCAAATGTATGAAACAAAGAATAAGAATAACACCTATAGCCGATGGAGAGTACAAAACTGTACAAGATCGTACCGTAGAATTAGACATTGACAGTAGTGTTGGTGGTGGTGGCAGCGGTAGTGGTGATGGTgaaaatatagattataaatttgCTAAAGCAATTCAACAGAAGCATCGTCATATTGAGAACCTACAAAGATTAAAATCTAGAAAGCAAAGTCGGGACCACACCCTATTGTATTATCCCAGGGCTGGGGATGAAATATCGGATAGTGACTCTAGTGGAGACGAAATGACAGTCTATCAACGCTATTGGTTCTCTGGTGAAACCAGTACAGCATTAAATCGTTCTGCACGTCTTTCCCAACTACGGTCTCAGTTAAGACGACGATTGATCCAGTTACATAGAAGTGGAACAGATTCAGAGACTTTATTGCGTGATAAAACTAGGTGTTTATTAGAAGCTGCTTATAAAGATCCTGCATCTACTGCTAGAGCTTTGAGTGATTCTCCAAGTACAAGCAAAGTGGTGGATGGGCCACTATTAGCTGGTGGACATTGTGGAGCCGAAGGATGTCAACAGATATCTTTGCCCTGCACTCGTTATTGTTCTCGTCACATTATGCTGAACGGAGATCAACTCTTATTTGAACATTGCACTGCCAAGTTTAGTGATAACACACAGTGTTGTATTCCTGTGTTTGATGTTGCACACGAATTACCTTTATGTCCAGAGCATGCAAGGAAAAGAGATAACTACCATCGCAAAGCCCAAGAGTCTAAACCAAAGAAAGCTCGTAAAAAGCCATCCTCTCCAACAATTCCTAGGCCTAAACCAAAATCTAGACCAAAAAAACGAAAACGGCCTCCTACGACCAAGCTTGATACTAAAGGTTCTAGTTTGGTGCACGAAGAGAACCAGTACTTGAGTCAAATAAACTCTAgtgaaaatcaaacaaaaacATTGAACAATTTGAATTCGATAGCTCAAGGAAGTTCACATTCTTCTAACTTAAATCTAGGATTAGGACTTGGTCTTGGAGGTGGGCTTAAAGTGGATCTGGCAGATCATGAAGTATTTCCATCTTTAGATTCTGCAGAGCATGACTTTGGCAATGTGCTCAATAACTTACCTGCTGATGCTTTTAATGACTTATTCATTG AAAGTAGAAATGGAGAATATGAACCATCaagggaggaagaagaagagttAGAGCGGGCACTAGAGGCAGTAGATAAGGATGTACGAAATTTGGAAAGAATGGGACAAACACATGGACTTTTAGAGCCGGCTTTGCTGGCGCAACTTATGTCAGATATTGCTTCGTAG
- the Stt3b gene encoding catalytic subunit 3B of the oligosaccharyltransferase complex isoform X3 has protein sequence MFPDKKTTSKQMKTSTLTNAAGLSSLITFTVLLLAWISGFASRLFAVIRFESIIHEFDPWFNYRSTAYMVQHGFYNFLNWFDERAWYPLGRIVGGTVYPGLMITSGSIHYILHSLNIPVHIRDICVFLAPIFSGLTAISTYLLTKEIWSAGAGLFAACFIAIVPGYISRSVAGSYDNEGISIFALQITYYLWVKSVKTGSIFWASMTALSYFYMVSAWGGYVFIINLIPFHVFVLLVMNRFSNRLFTSYTTFYILGLLLSMQIPFVGFQPIRTSEHMAAGGVFGLLIFVATLRYLKTVLTKSEMKYFGGIVAVTAVILLVILICLTYAGIVAPWSGRFYSLWDTGYAKIHIPIIASVSEHQPTTWFSFLFDLHILVTTFPVGLWYCIKHINDERVFVILYAVSAVYFAGVMVRLMLTLTPIVCMLAGVAFSDLLELFFKEEDSERNDRSNNASEEESEEERERSPGRALYDKAGKLRRMKHERPRGNGDGLGINLRNGVVFGTFILMMMFTLHCTWITNNAYSSPSIVLASYSNDGGRAILDDFREAYYWLAQNTPTDARVMSWWDYGYQIAGMANRTTLVDNNTWNNSHIALVGKAMSSNESAAYEIMTSLDVDYVLVIFGGMIGYSGDDVNKFLWMVRIAEGEHPQDIRESDYFSERGEFRVDSEASPTLLNSLMYKLSYYRFGEVKIDYRSPSGYDRTRNAEIGNKNFQLKYLEEAYTTEHWLVRIYRVKKPNEFNRPSIPISKRVVARNANSYISRKLKLCGVGY, from the exons ATGTTTCCCGATAAGAAAACTACATCGAAGCAAATGAAAACCTCTACGTTAACAAACGCTGCTGGACTTAGTTCCCTCATTACTTTTACTGTTTTGCTACTAGCATGGATCTCAGGATTCGCCTCTCGGCTTTTCGCAGTAATACGTTTCGAAAGTATCATACACGAATTTGATCCTTG gTTTAACTACAGATCAACAGCGTATATGGTACAACatggattttataattttttgaactGGTTCGACGAAAGAGCATGGTACCCATTGGGTCGTATTGTGGGTGGAACTGTTTACCCTGGATTAATGATCACTTCTGGGTCGATACATTACATATTacattcattaaatattccaGTGCATATAAGAGACATTTGTGTATTCCTAGCTCCAATTTTTAGTGGCCTTACTGCCATTTCTACGTACTTATTAACAAAAGAGATATGGAGTGCTGGAGCTGGCTTGTTCGCAGCGTGTTTCATTGCAATTGTGCCTGGTTACATTTCAAGATCTGTAGCTGGAAGCTATGACAATGAAGGCATATCTATATTTGCTTTACAAATCACATATTATCTGTGGGTTAAATCAGTTAAAACTGGTTCCATTTTCTGGGCTTCAATGACTGCTCTGTCCTACTTTTATATGGTATCTGCCTGGGGCGGTTatgtttttatcattaatttaattccattccACGTTTTTGTACTACTGGTTATGAACCGATTTAGTAATCGTCTATTTACTAGTTACactacattttatatattgggACTTCTGTTAAGTATGCAAATACCATTTGTTGGTTTCCAACCAATAAGAACATCAGAGCACATGGCTGCAGGGGGTGTATttggtttattaatatttgtagcAACTCTCAG GTATTTGAAAACTGTACTTACAAAATCTGAAATGAAATACTTTGGAGGAATCGTTGCAGTAACTGCTGTCATTCTTCTTGTGATTCTGATTTGTTTGACTTATGCCGGTATTGTTGCACCCTGGAGTGgaagattttattcattgtgGGATACTGGCTATGCAAAAATACACATTCCAATAATAGCATCTGTATCTGAGCATCAACCTACAACATGGTTTAGCTTTCTCTTTGACTTGCATATTCTTGTTACCACATTTCCCGTTGGCCTTTGGTACTGTATAAAGCATATTAATGATGAACGTGTTTTTG TCATTTTATATGCTGTAAGTGCTGTTTATTTCGCCGGAGTGATGGTGAGGCTTATGCTCACTTTGACACCTATTGTATGTATGCTGGCTGGCGTTGCGTTCAGCGATCTTCTCGAGTTATTCTTTAAAGAGGAAGATAGTGAAAGAAATGATCGAAGCAACAATGCAAGCGAAGAAGAAagcgaggaagaaagagaaagaagtcCTGGCAGAGCATTGTATGACAAGGCTGGTAAACTTCGTAGAATGAAACATGAGCGACCTAGAGGAAATGGTGATGGATTAGGTATTAATCTTCGAAATGGAGTTGTCTTTGGTACATTTATATTGATGATGATGTTCACTTTACATTGCACTTGGATTACAAATAATGCATATTCGAGTCCTTCGATCGTGTTGGCATCATATAGTAACGATGGTGGAAGAGCCATACTAGATGATTTCAGAGAAGCTTACTACTGGTTAGCACAAAATACACCTACTGATGCCAGAGTTATGAGTTGGTGGGATTATGGTTATCAGATTGCTGGAATGGCTAATAG AACTACACTTGTGGACAATAATACTTGGAATAATTCTCATATAGCTCTGGTTGGAAAAGCAATGAGCTCAAATGAAAGCGCTGCCTATGAAATTATGACCTCTCTAGATGTAGATTATGTATTAGTTATTTTTGGAGGAATGATTGGATATTCTGGAGATGATGTCAATAAGTTCCTTTGGATGGTTCGAATTGCTGAAGGTGAACACCCACAAGACATTCGGGAGAGTGATTATTTTAGTGAAAGAGGAGAGTTTCGTGTAGATTCTGAAGCCTCACCTACTCTTTTGAATTCATTAATGTACAAGTTAAGTTATTATCGATTTGGAGAAGTTAAGATAGATTATCGGTCACCTTCTGGATATGATCGTACACGTAACGCAGAAataggaaacaaaaatttccagttaaaatatttggaaGAAGCTTATACCACTGAACACTGGCTTGTTAGGATCTACAG gGTGAAAAAACCAAATGAGTTTAATAGACCTAGTATTCCAATATCTAAGCGAGTTGTTGCACGTAATGCCAATTCATACATCAGCAGAAAG TTGAAGTTGTGTGGGGTTGGATATTAA
- the Stt3b gene encoding catalytic subunit 3B of the oligosaccharyltransferase complex isoform X4 translates to MFPDKKTTSKQMKTSTLTNAAGLSSLITFTVLLLAWISGFASRLFAVIRFESIIHEFDPWFNYRSTAYMVQHGFYNFLNWFDERAWYPLGRIVGGTVYPGLMITSGSIHYILHSLNIPVHIRDICVFLAPIFSGLTAISTYLLTKEIWSAGAGLFAACFIAIVPGYISRSVAGSYDNEGISIFALQITYYLWVKSVKTGSIFWASMTALSYFYMVSAWGGYVFIINLIPFHVFVLLVMNRFSNRLFTSYTTFYILGLLLSMQIPFVGFQPIRTSEHMAAGGVFGLLIFVATLRYLKTVLTKSEMKYFGGIVAVTAVILLVILICLTYAGIVAPWSGRFYSLWDTGYAKIHIPIIASVSEHQPTTWFSFLFDLHILVTTFPVGLWYCIKHINDERVFVILYAVSAVYFAGVMVRLMLTLTPIVCMLAGVAFSDLLELFFKEEDSERNDRSNNASEEESEEERERSPGRALYDKAGKLRRMKHERPRGNGDGLGINLRNGVVFGTFILMMMFTLHCTWITNNAYSSPSIVLASYSNDGGRAILDDFREAYYWLAQNTPTDARVMSWWDYGYQIAGMANRTTLVDNNTWNNSHIALVGKAMSSNESAAYEIMTSLDVDYVLVIFGGMIGYSGDDVNKFLWMVRIAEGEHPQDIRESDYFSERGEFRVDSEASPTLLNSLMYKLSYYRFGEVKIDYRSPSGYDRTRNAEIGNKNFQLKYLEEAYTTEHWLVRIYRVKKPNEFNRPSIPISKRVVARNANSYISRKLCGVGY, encoded by the exons ATGTTTCCCGATAAGAAAACTACATCGAAGCAAATGAAAACCTCTACGTTAACAAACGCTGCTGGACTTAGTTCCCTCATTACTTTTACTGTTTTGCTACTAGCATGGATCTCAGGATTCGCCTCTCGGCTTTTCGCAGTAATACGTTTCGAAAGTATCATACACGAATTTGATCCTTG gTTTAACTACAGATCAACAGCGTATATGGTACAACatggattttataattttttgaactGGTTCGACGAAAGAGCATGGTACCCATTGGGTCGTATTGTGGGTGGAACTGTTTACCCTGGATTAATGATCACTTCTGGGTCGATACATTACATATTacattcattaaatattccaGTGCATATAAGAGACATTTGTGTATTCCTAGCTCCAATTTTTAGTGGCCTTACTGCCATTTCTACGTACTTATTAACAAAAGAGATATGGAGTGCTGGAGCTGGCTTGTTCGCAGCGTGTTTCATTGCAATTGTGCCTGGTTACATTTCAAGATCTGTAGCTGGAAGCTATGACAATGAAGGCATATCTATATTTGCTTTACAAATCACATATTATCTGTGGGTTAAATCAGTTAAAACTGGTTCCATTTTCTGGGCTTCAATGACTGCTCTGTCCTACTTTTATATGGTATCTGCCTGGGGCGGTTatgtttttatcattaatttaattccattccACGTTTTTGTACTACTGGTTATGAACCGATTTAGTAATCGTCTATTTACTAGTTACactacattttatatattgggACTTCTGTTAAGTATGCAAATACCATTTGTTGGTTTCCAACCAATAAGAACATCAGAGCACATGGCTGCAGGGGGTGTATttggtttattaatatttgtagcAACTCTCAG GTATTTGAAAACTGTACTTACAAAATCTGAAATGAAATACTTTGGAGGAATCGTTGCAGTAACTGCTGTCATTCTTCTTGTGATTCTGATTTGTTTGACTTATGCCGGTATTGTTGCACCCTGGAGTGgaagattttattcattgtgGGATACTGGCTATGCAAAAATACACATTCCAATAATAGCATCTGTATCTGAGCATCAACCTACAACATGGTTTAGCTTTCTCTTTGACTTGCATATTCTTGTTACCACATTTCCCGTTGGCCTTTGGTACTGTATAAAGCATATTAATGATGAACGTGTTTTTG TCATTTTATATGCTGTAAGTGCTGTTTATTTCGCCGGAGTGATGGTGAGGCTTATGCTCACTTTGACACCTATTGTATGTATGCTGGCTGGCGTTGCGTTCAGCGATCTTCTCGAGTTATTCTTTAAAGAGGAAGATAGTGAAAGAAATGATCGAAGCAACAATGCAAGCGAAGAAGAAagcgaggaagaaagagaaagaagtcCTGGCAGAGCATTGTATGACAAGGCTGGTAAACTTCGTAGAATGAAACATGAGCGACCTAGAGGAAATGGTGATGGATTAGGTATTAATCTTCGAAATGGAGTTGTCTTTGGTACATTTATATTGATGATGATGTTCACTTTACATTGCACTTGGATTACAAATAATGCATATTCGAGTCCTTCGATCGTGTTGGCATCATATAGTAACGATGGTGGAAGAGCCATACTAGATGATTTCAGAGAAGCTTACTACTGGTTAGCACAAAATACACCTACTGATGCCAGAGTTATGAGTTGGTGGGATTATGGTTATCAGATTGCTGGAATGGCTAATAG AACTACACTTGTGGACAATAATACTTGGAATAATTCTCATATAGCTCTGGTTGGAAAAGCAATGAGCTCAAATGAAAGCGCTGCCTATGAAATTATGACCTCTCTAGATGTAGATTATGTATTAGTTATTTTTGGAGGAATGATTGGATATTCTGGAGATGATGTCAATAAGTTCCTTTGGATGGTTCGAATTGCTGAAGGTGAACACCCACAAGACATTCGGGAGAGTGATTATTTTAGTGAAAGAGGAGAGTTTCGTGTAGATTCTGAAGCCTCACCTACTCTTTTGAATTCATTAATGTACAAGTTAAGTTATTATCGATTTGGAGAAGTTAAGATAGATTATCGGTCACCTTCTGGATATGATCGTACACGTAACGCAGAAataggaaacaaaaatttccagttaaaatatttggaaGAAGCTTATACCACTGAACACTGGCTTGTTAGGATCTACAG gGTGAAAAAACCAAATGAGTTTAATAGACCTAGTATTCCAATATCTAAGCGAGTTGTTGCACGTAATGCCAATTCATACATCAGCAGAAAG TTGTGTGGGGTTGGATATTAA
- the Stt3b gene encoding catalytic subunit 3B of the oligosaccharyltransferase complex isoform X1, whose protein sequence is MLSNRSSTTNTRKDMFPDKKTTSKQMKTSTLTNAAGLSSLITFTVLLLAWISGFASRLFAVIRFESIIHEFDPWFNYRSTAYMVQHGFYNFLNWFDERAWYPLGRIVGGTVYPGLMITSGSIHYILHSLNIPVHIRDICVFLAPIFSGLTAISTYLLTKEIWSAGAGLFAACFIAIVPGYISRSVAGSYDNEGISIFALQITYYLWVKSVKTGSIFWASMTALSYFYMVSAWGGYVFIINLIPFHVFVLLVMNRFSNRLFTSYTTFYILGLLLSMQIPFVGFQPIRTSEHMAAGGVFGLLIFVATLRYLKTVLTKSEMKYFGGIVAVTAVILLVILICLTYAGIVAPWSGRFYSLWDTGYAKIHIPIIASVSEHQPTTWFSFLFDLHILVTTFPVGLWYCIKHINDERVFVILYAVSAVYFAGVMVRLMLTLTPIVCMLAGVAFSDLLELFFKEEDSERNDRSNNASEEESEEERERSPGRALYDKAGKLRRMKHERPRGNGDGLGINLRNGVVFGTFILMMMFTLHCTWITNNAYSSPSIVLASYSNDGGRAILDDFREAYYWLAQNTPTDARVMSWWDYGYQIAGMANRTTLVDNNTWNNSHIALVGKAMSSNESAAYEIMTSLDVDYVLVIFGGMIGYSGDDVNKFLWMVRIAEGEHPQDIRESDYFSERGEFRVDSEASPTLLNSLMYKLSYYRFGEVKIDYRSPSGYDRTRNAEIGNKNFQLKYLEEAYTTEHWLVRIYRVKKPNEFNRPSIPISKRVVARNANSYISRKTPRHKKGYIKGRPTIIKGQKLQRRTT, encoded by the exons atgttgTCAAATAGATCATCCACGACAAATACCAGAAAAGATATGTTTCCCGATAAGAAAACTACATCGAAGCAAATGAAAACCTCTACGTTAACAAACGCTGCTGGACTTAGTTCCCTCATTACTTTTACTGTTTTGCTACTAGCATGGATCTCAGGATTCGCCTCTCGGCTTTTCGCAGTAATACGTTTCGAAAGTATCATACACGAATTTGATCCTTG gTTTAACTACAGATCAACAGCGTATATGGTACAACatggattttataattttttgaactGGTTCGACGAAAGAGCATGGTACCCATTGGGTCGTATTGTGGGTGGAACTGTTTACCCTGGATTAATGATCACTTCTGGGTCGATACATTACATATTacattcattaaatattccaGTGCATATAAGAGACATTTGTGTATTCCTAGCTCCAATTTTTAGTGGCCTTACTGCCATTTCTACGTACTTATTAACAAAAGAGATATGGAGTGCTGGAGCTGGCTTGTTCGCAGCGTGTTTCATTGCAATTGTGCCTGGTTACATTTCAAGATCTGTAGCTGGAAGCTATGACAATGAAGGCATATCTATATTTGCTTTACAAATCACATATTATCTGTGGGTTAAATCAGTTAAAACTGGTTCCATTTTCTGGGCTTCAATGACTGCTCTGTCCTACTTTTATATGGTATCTGCCTGGGGCGGTTatgtttttatcattaatttaattccattccACGTTTTTGTACTACTGGTTATGAACCGATTTAGTAATCGTCTATTTACTAGTTACactacattttatatattgggACTTCTGTTAAGTATGCAAATACCATTTGTTGGTTTCCAACCAATAAGAACATCAGAGCACATGGCTGCAGGGGGTGTATttggtttattaatatttgtagcAACTCTCAG GTATTTGAAAACTGTACTTACAAAATCTGAAATGAAATACTTTGGAGGAATCGTTGCAGTAACTGCTGTCATTCTTCTTGTGATTCTGATTTGTTTGACTTATGCCGGTATTGTTGCACCCTGGAGTGgaagattttattcattgtgGGATACTGGCTATGCAAAAATACACATTCCAATAATAGCATCTGTATCTGAGCATCAACCTACAACATGGTTTAGCTTTCTCTTTGACTTGCATATTCTTGTTACCACATTTCCCGTTGGCCTTTGGTACTGTATAAAGCATATTAATGATGAACGTGTTTTTG TCATTTTATATGCTGTAAGTGCTGTTTATTTCGCCGGAGTGATGGTGAGGCTTATGCTCACTTTGACACCTATTGTATGTATGCTGGCTGGCGTTGCGTTCAGCGATCTTCTCGAGTTATTCTTTAAAGAGGAAGATAGTGAAAGAAATGATCGAAGCAACAATGCAAGCGAAGAAGAAagcgaggaagaaagagaaagaagtcCTGGCAGAGCATTGTATGACAAGGCTGGTAAACTTCGTAGAATGAAACATGAGCGACCTAGAGGAAATGGTGATGGATTAGGTATTAATCTTCGAAATGGAGTTGTCTTTGGTACATTTATATTGATGATGATGTTCACTTTACATTGCACTTGGATTACAAATAATGCATATTCGAGTCCTTCGATCGTGTTGGCATCATATAGTAACGATGGTGGAAGAGCCATACTAGATGATTTCAGAGAAGCTTACTACTGGTTAGCACAAAATACACCTACTGATGCCAGAGTTATGAGTTGGTGGGATTATGGTTATCAGATTGCTGGAATGGCTAATAG AACTACACTTGTGGACAATAATACTTGGAATAATTCTCATATAGCTCTGGTTGGAAAAGCAATGAGCTCAAATGAAAGCGCTGCCTATGAAATTATGACCTCTCTAGATGTAGATTATGTATTAGTTATTTTTGGAGGAATGATTGGATATTCTGGAGATGATGTCAATAAGTTCCTTTGGATGGTTCGAATTGCTGAAGGTGAACACCCACAAGACATTCGGGAGAGTGATTATTTTAGTGAAAGAGGAGAGTTTCGTGTAGATTCTGAAGCCTCACCTACTCTTTTGAATTCATTAATGTACAAGTTAAGTTATTATCGATTTGGAGAAGTTAAGATAGATTATCGGTCACCTTCTGGATATGATCGTACACGTAACGCAGAAataggaaacaaaaatttccagttaaaatatttggaaGAAGCTTATACCACTGAACACTGGCTTGTTAGGATCTACAG gGTGAAAAAACCAAATGAGTTTAATAGACCTAGTATTCCAATATCTAAGCGAGTTGTTGCACGTAATGCCAATTCATACATCAGCAGAAAG ACACCACGCCACAAGAAAGGTTACATAAAAGGCCGGCCAACTATTATTAAAGGACAGAAACTTCAACGAAGAACTACGtaa
- the Stt3b gene encoding catalytic subunit 3B of the oligosaccharyltransferase complex isoform X2, with translation MFPDKKTTSKQMKTSTLTNAAGLSSLITFTVLLLAWISGFASRLFAVIRFESIIHEFDPWFNYRSTAYMVQHGFYNFLNWFDERAWYPLGRIVGGTVYPGLMITSGSIHYILHSLNIPVHIRDICVFLAPIFSGLTAISTYLLTKEIWSAGAGLFAACFIAIVPGYISRSVAGSYDNEGISIFALQITYYLWVKSVKTGSIFWASMTALSYFYMVSAWGGYVFIINLIPFHVFVLLVMNRFSNRLFTSYTTFYILGLLLSMQIPFVGFQPIRTSEHMAAGGVFGLLIFVATLRYLKTVLTKSEMKYFGGIVAVTAVILLVILICLTYAGIVAPWSGRFYSLWDTGYAKIHIPIIASVSEHQPTTWFSFLFDLHILVTTFPVGLWYCIKHINDERVFVILYAVSAVYFAGVMVRLMLTLTPIVCMLAGVAFSDLLELFFKEEDSERNDRSNNASEEESEEERERSPGRALYDKAGKLRRMKHERPRGNGDGLGINLRNGVVFGTFILMMMFTLHCTWITNNAYSSPSIVLASYSNDGGRAILDDFREAYYWLAQNTPTDARVMSWWDYGYQIAGMANRTTLVDNNTWNNSHIALVGKAMSSNESAAYEIMTSLDVDYVLVIFGGMIGYSGDDVNKFLWMVRIAEGEHPQDIRESDYFSERGEFRVDSEASPTLLNSLMYKLSYYRFGEVKIDYRSPSGYDRTRNAEIGNKNFQLKYLEEAYTTEHWLVRIYRVKKPNEFNRPSIPISKRVVARNANSYISRKTPRHKKGYIKGRPTIIKGQKLQRRTT, from the exons ATGTTTCCCGATAAGAAAACTACATCGAAGCAAATGAAAACCTCTACGTTAACAAACGCTGCTGGACTTAGTTCCCTCATTACTTTTACTGTTTTGCTACTAGCATGGATCTCAGGATTCGCCTCTCGGCTTTTCGCAGTAATACGTTTCGAAAGTATCATACACGAATTTGATCCTTG gTTTAACTACAGATCAACAGCGTATATGGTACAACatggattttataattttttgaactGGTTCGACGAAAGAGCATGGTACCCATTGGGTCGTATTGTGGGTGGAACTGTTTACCCTGGATTAATGATCACTTCTGGGTCGATACATTACATATTacattcattaaatattccaGTGCATATAAGAGACATTTGTGTATTCCTAGCTCCAATTTTTAGTGGCCTTACTGCCATTTCTACGTACTTATTAACAAAAGAGATATGGAGTGCTGGAGCTGGCTTGTTCGCAGCGTGTTTCATTGCAATTGTGCCTGGTTACATTTCAAGATCTGTAGCTGGAAGCTATGACAATGAAGGCATATCTATATTTGCTTTACAAATCACATATTATCTGTGGGTTAAATCAGTTAAAACTGGTTCCATTTTCTGGGCTTCAATGACTGCTCTGTCCTACTTTTATATGGTATCTGCCTGGGGCGGTTatgtttttatcattaatttaattccattccACGTTTTTGTACTACTGGTTATGAACCGATTTAGTAATCGTCTATTTACTAGTTACactacattttatatattgggACTTCTGTTAAGTATGCAAATACCATTTGTTGGTTTCCAACCAATAAGAACATCAGAGCACATGGCTGCAGGGGGTGTATttggtttattaatatttgtagcAACTCTCAG GTATTTGAAAACTGTACTTACAAAATCTGAAATGAAATACTTTGGAGGAATCGTTGCAGTAACTGCTGTCATTCTTCTTGTGATTCTGATTTGTTTGACTTATGCCGGTATTGTTGCACCCTGGAGTGgaagattttattcattgtgGGATACTGGCTATGCAAAAATACACATTCCAATAATAGCATCTGTATCTGAGCATCAACCTACAACATGGTTTAGCTTTCTCTTTGACTTGCATATTCTTGTTACCACATTTCCCGTTGGCCTTTGGTACTGTATAAAGCATATTAATGATGAACGTGTTTTTG TCATTTTATATGCTGTAAGTGCTGTTTATTTCGCCGGAGTGATGGTGAGGCTTATGCTCACTTTGACACCTATTGTATGTATGCTGGCTGGCGTTGCGTTCAGCGATCTTCTCGAGTTATTCTTTAAAGAGGAAGATAGTGAAAGAAATGATCGAAGCAACAATGCAAGCGAAGAAGAAagcgaggaagaaagagaaagaagtcCTGGCAGAGCATTGTATGACAAGGCTGGTAAACTTCGTAGAATGAAACATGAGCGACCTAGAGGAAATGGTGATGGATTAGGTATTAATCTTCGAAATGGAGTTGTCTTTGGTACATTTATATTGATGATGATGTTCACTTTACATTGCACTTGGATTACAAATAATGCATATTCGAGTCCTTCGATCGTGTTGGCATCATATAGTAACGATGGTGGAAGAGCCATACTAGATGATTTCAGAGAAGCTTACTACTGGTTAGCACAAAATACACCTACTGATGCCAGAGTTATGAGTTGGTGGGATTATGGTTATCAGATTGCTGGAATGGCTAATAG AACTACACTTGTGGACAATAATACTTGGAATAATTCTCATATAGCTCTGGTTGGAAAAGCAATGAGCTCAAATGAAAGCGCTGCCTATGAAATTATGACCTCTCTAGATGTAGATTATGTATTAGTTATTTTTGGAGGAATGATTGGATATTCTGGAGATGATGTCAATAAGTTCCTTTGGATGGTTCGAATTGCTGAAGGTGAACACCCACAAGACATTCGGGAGAGTGATTATTTTAGTGAAAGAGGAGAGTTTCGTGTAGATTCTGAAGCCTCACCTACTCTTTTGAATTCATTAATGTACAAGTTAAGTTATTATCGATTTGGAGAAGTTAAGATAGATTATCGGTCACCTTCTGGATATGATCGTACACGTAACGCAGAAataggaaacaaaaatttccagttaaaatatttggaaGAAGCTTATACCACTGAACACTGGCTTGTTAGGATCTACAG gGTGAAAAAACCAAATGAGTTTAATAGACCTAGTATTCCAATATCTAAGCGAGTTGTTGCACGTAATGCCAATTCATACATCAGCAGAAAG ACACCACGCCACAAGAAAGGTTACATAAAAGGCCGGCCAACTATTATTAAAGGACAGAAACTTCAACGAAGAACTACGtaa